Proteins from a genomic interval of Niabella soli DSM 19437:
- a CDS encoding lysylphosphatidylglycerol synthase transmembrane domain-containing protein — protein sequence MDGNNGKKAWSVLKPLLKVGFTILALWLVYTKVDIAALQRLWKEANPWWLGPAVTAFVICQLVTSVRLLHFFHNIGLPISARSNFRLYLLGMFYNLFLPGGIGGDGYKIIVLKQRYPFTTRKEVFSAVFFDRLSGLWALCLLVALFSTVLPRIQQYSRWILPAVAVGTVIYYGVLRRFFKKISQHFVRIHLIALGTQLLQLVTVAFILKALGCSASYWPYFVIFLASSLASLFPFSIGGLGAREVVIVWGATTLGLDKDLAVSISLSFYIITMTMALTAIPVLFRKEQVQPEAASEQTTNA from the coding sequence ATGGATGGAAATAACGGAAAAAAAGCCTGGTCTGTTTTAAAACCGCTGTTAAAAGTTGGCTTTACCATTCTTGCGCTGTGGCTGGTATACACAAAAGTGGATATTGCTGCATTGCAACGGTTATGGAAGGAGGCCAATCCCTGGTGGCTGGGGCCGGCTGTTACCGCCTTTGTAATTTGCCAATTGGTTACTTCTGTGCGGTTGCTTCATTTTTTCCATAATATAGGATTACCCATCAGCGCGCGCTCCAATTTCCGGTTATACCTTTTGGGGATGTTTTATAATCTTTTTTTGCCCGGGGGGATCGGGGGCGATGGCTATAAGATCATTGTACTAAAACAACGTTATCCTTTCACTACGCGTAAAGAAGTTTTTTCGGCTGTTTTCTTCGACCGCCTGAGTGGCTTGTGGGCGCTATGTTTACTGGTAGCATTATTCAGCACGGTGTTGCCGCGTATTCAGCAATACAGCCGGTGGATCCTGCCGGCAGTAGCGGTGGGTACGGTTATATACTATGGCGTGCTGCGCCGTTTTTTTAAAAAGATAAGCCAGCATTTTGTCAGGATACATTTAATAGCATTGGGTACGCAGTTGCTCCAGTTGGTAACCGTAGCTTTTATTTTAAAAGCCCTGGGATGCTCAGCAAGCTACTGGCCTTATTTTGTCATTTTTCTGGCTTCTTCGCTGGCATCGTTGTTCCCGTTCAGCATAGGGGGATTGGGCGCACGGGAAGTAGTCATTGTTTGGGGGGCCACTACCCTGGGGCTTGATAAAGACCTTGCTGTTTCTATAAGTCTTAGTTTTTATATTATTACCATGACAATGGCGCTTACGGCCATCCCTGTTTTATTCAGAAAAGAACAGGTGCAGCCGGAGGCAGCCAGTGAACAAACGACAAATGCCTGA
- a CDS encoding LTA synthase family protein, with amino-acid sequence MTKRKHTIEWGYYAVLAYRLALVLLLFLICRFLFYFLNKGLFPDIVLSDWGKLLQGGLVFDVAALFYWNSLMIVLMTVPVPYSIRTGKGYQKWVRWVFYVSNGVALLLNAIDFIYYRFTLKRTTTTVFNEFSHEQNTGSLALHFLITYWYVVLLFAALLVLMVWLYNRVTIRERRWPLSKRTYYITASLVFIASIVLAIGGIRGGYKHSTRPITINDAGEYVKRPHEVYLVLNTPFVFIRTIGVKPLKELHYFSDAELEQIYTPLHYPKDSLPFVRKNVVVIILESFGKESIGFYNKDLDNGTYSGFTPFLDSLASVSKVYWNSFANGRKSIEAIPSLLASIPGGQDPFVLTPFVSDSTKSLPRLLAEKGYHTSFFHGAPNGSMGFLSYTKMIGIEHYFGKSEYNNDADYDGIWGIWDEPFFQFFEQKLSGFPQPFFSSIFSVSSHDPFKVPAQYTGVFKKGPLPVMECIGYTDMALRKFFAKAQQQPWFKNTLFVISADHATVTYHPEYKNAWGDYAIPILLYAPGDSSFRGVDPGVIQQLDVMPTVLDYLHYDKPYLAFGESVLHRSGPGFAYQYSGGYRWINGTNLLFFDGNKATGLFNYKADPLMKKDIFKDSAQLVPGMEQQLKAFIQQYNNRIIRNQLIAPGK; translated from the coding sequence ATGACCAAACGAAAGCATACAATTGAATGGGGCTATTACGCCGTATTGGCTTATCGCCTGGCCCTGGTGCTGCTGCTGTTTTTGATTTGCAGATTCCTCTTCTACTTTTTGAACAAAGGATTATTCCCGGACATTGTTTTGAGCGACTGGGGGAAGCTGCTACAGGGCGGGCTGGTTTTTGATGTGGCCGCGCTCTTTTACTGGAACAGCCTGATGATCGTATTGATGACCGTGCCGGTTCCTTATTCGATCCGGACTGGCAAGGGATATCAAAAATGGGTTCGATGGGTTTTTTATGTGTCTAACGGAGTAGCGTTATTATTAAATGCTATCGATTTTATTTATTATCGCTTTACGCTGAAGCGGACCACCACTACCGTGTTTAACGAATTTTCGCATGAACAGAATACGGGCAGCCTCGCGTTGCATTTTTTGATTACGTACTGGTATGTTGTGCTGTTGTTTGCTGCATTGCTGGTGTTGATGGTGTGGCTGTATAACAGGGTAACGATCCGGGAACGCCGCTGGCCACTTTCGAAACGAACCTATTATATTACGGCGTCATTGGTGTTTATTGCAAGTATTGTATTAGCCATTGGCGGCATTAGGGGCGGGTATAAGCACAGCACGCGTCCCATTACCATAAACGATGCTGGCGAATACGTGAAGCGCCCGCATGAAGTGTATCTTGTGTTGAACACCCCGTTTGTTTTTATACGTACTATTGGCGTTAAACCTTTAAAAGAACTGCATTATTTTTCGGATGCGGAATTGGAGCAAATTTATACGCCGCTGCATTATCCCAAAGACAGTCTGCCTTTTGTCCGAAAGAACGTCGTGGTTATTATTTTAGAGAGTTTTGGTAAGGAATCGATTGGGTTTTACAACAAGGATCTGGATAACGGCACCTATTCGGGATTTACGCCTTTTCTTGATTCGCTGGCGTCGGTGAGCAAGGTTTATTGGAATTCATTTGCCAACGGGCGTAAGTCGATCGAAGCCATTCCTTCGTTATTGGCCAGTATTCCCGGCGGCCAGGATCCGTTTGTATTGACGCCTTTTGTTTCGGACAGCACCAAGAGTTTGCCCCGTTTGCTTGCCGAAAAAGGATATCATACTTCGTTCTTTCATGGCGCGCCTAACGGGTCGATGGGCTTTTTGTCGTATACTAAAATGATCGGCATCGAACATTATTTTGGTAAAAGCGAGTATAATAATGATGCCGATTATGATGGCATCTGGGGCATCTGGGACGAACCTTTTTTCCAGTTTTTTGAACAAAAACTCAGCGGCTTCCCGCAGCCTTTTTTTTCCAGCATATTTTCGGTTTCCTCGCATGACCCGTTTAAAGTGCCGGCGCAATATACCGGTGTCTTTAAAAAAGGGCCGTTGCCGGTTATGGAATGTATCGGGTATACTGATATGGCCTTGCGCAAATTCTTTGCAAAGGCGCAGCAGCAGCCCTGGTTTAAGAATACTTTATTTGTGATTTCTGCGGATCATGCAACAGTTACCTATCACCCGGAATACAAGAATGCCTGGGGCGATTATGCCATCCCCATTCTTTTGTATGCGCCGGGCGACAGCAGTTTCCGCGGTGTGGACCCCGGAGTGATCCAGCAATTGGATGTGATGCCAACGGTACTGGATTACCTGCATTATGATAAACCTTACCTGGCATTTGGCGAAAGCGTATTGCACCGGTCAGGGCCCGGGTTTGCCTACCAGTATTCGGGTGGCTACCGCTGGATCAATGGCACGAACCTGCTTTTCTTTGACGGAAATAAAGCCACGGGTCTGTTTAACTACAAAGCGGACCCGTTGATGAAAAAAGATATCTTCAAAGATTCGGCGCAGTTGGTACCCGGTATGGAACAGCAGCTTAAGGCTTTTATACAGCAGTATAATAACCGTATTATCAGGAATCAGTTGATTGCGCCTGGCAAATAA
- a CDS encoding ArnT family glycosyltransferase — MSESAGSSSVAELNRGSAAPGGAKNEQRILLGFMLAWFVINCIQAAFMGLDGDEAYYWLLSRKLQWSYFDHPPMVALSIRLGESFGHGFLFTRLGTILLSTLTIGLIYKGLPAYLQKLKWFIIVYAATLVLNVYAFITTPDACLFFFAALFFWRYKYFLEKENFGNSLWLVIAITGMFYSKYHGILLVGFVVLSNPRLLLNKYFWLIVALVTLLFLPYLYWQYNHDWATVRFHLVERIAKQYEFSFTTDYLLGQLLIWGPLTSVVFFIVIGKLKIKDRLMRAHVFMFAGTIGFFLISSFKNTVEPHWTLIAGVSYIALFLLLLVNGTERFKTIFFKIAYVNIGLILLARIIFLIPDGPANLIEHFRSFSYAKTWADQVYSTAGKTPVVFASSYALPSLYQYYHPDAQTFGYNDKGYRKTHFNIATDCFLDGQPVLYYTQNDKLLPGSGTTIKNEYNSGRLLPIDRYVCIQPLRIALEHAPETAQPGQTLLLTITLSNKGTAAITPDPKLFIDYAFFIEKYNFINSDQHFIIPHKSLAPGASMRIRIPVTTPEKPGAYRLLFSIVNGFIPGNFASNFYVIKVK; from the coding sequence ATGAGCGAATCAGCAGGCAGCAGTAGCGTTGCCGAACTAAATAGAGGGTCTGCAGCCCCCGGGGGCGCCAAAAATGAGCAGCGCATTCTTCTCGGCTTTATGCTTGCCTGGTTTGTTATCAATTGCATCCAGGCCGCTTTTATGGGTTTAGATGGTGATGAGGCTTATTACTGGCTTTTATCTCGAAAACTGCAATGGAGCTATTTTGATCATCCACCCATGGTGGCCCTTTCCATCCGGTTGGGGGAAAGCTTTGGGCATGGATTTCTATTTACAAGACTGGGCACGATCCTTTTATCGACACTAACGATTGGCCTTATTTATAAAGGCCTGCCAGCATATCTGCAAAAACTAAAATGGTTCATCATTGTATATGCCGCCACCCTGGTGTTAAATGTATATGCTTTTATAACCACCCCCGATGCCTGCCTGTTTTTCTTTGCCGCCCTGTTCTTCTGGCGCTATAAGTATTTTCTCGAAAAAGAAAACTTTGGCAACAGCCTGTGGCTGGTCATCGCTATAACCGGGATGTTCTACAGCAAATACCATGGTATTTTGCTGGTAGGTTTTGTAGTACTTTCCAACCCGCGGTTGCTCCTTAATAAATATTTCTGGCTGATCGTGGCATTGGTGACCTTATTGTTTTTGCCCTACCTGTACTGGCAGTATAATCACGACTGGGCCACCGTCCGTTTTCACCTGGTGGAACGCATTGCCAAGCAATACGAGTTCAGCTTTACCACCGACTACCTGCTGGGCCAGCTATTGATCTGGGGGCCCCTGACCTCCGTGGTATTCTTTATCGTTATAGGAAAACTAAAAATAAAAGACCGGCTGATGCGGGCACACGTCTTTATGTTTGCCGGCACTATCGGATTCTTTCTGATATCTTCTTTTAAAAACACGGTAGAACCGCACTGGACGCTGATCGCAGGCGTTTCCTATATTGCTTTGTTCCTGTTGCTGCTGGTTAATGGCACGGAACGGTTCAAAACCATTTTCTTTAAGATCGCATACGTGAACATAGGCCTGATCCTGCTGGCACGTATTATTTTTCTTATCCCGGATGGGCCAGCTAATCTTATTGAACATTTCCGTTCGTTTTCTTATGCAAAAACATGGGCAGACCAGGTTTATTCCACAGCCGGCAAAACACCCGTTGTCTTCGCCAGCTCCTATGCGCTTCCGTCCCTGTATCAATATTATCACCCTGATGCGCAAACCTTCGGCTATAACGACAAAGGCTACCGCAAAACCCATTTCAATATTGCCACGGATTGCTTTCTTGACGGGCAGCCCGTTTTGTATTACACACAAAACGACAAGCTGCTGCCAGGTTCAGGTACCACCATTAAAAACGAATATAATTCCGGGCGTTTACTGCCGATAGACCGTTATGTGTGTATACAGCCTTTGAGAATAGCATTGGAGCATGCACCTGAAACTGCGCAACCAGGGCAGACGTTGCTATTAACGATAACGCTTAGCAATAAAGGAACGGCAGCCATCACGCCTGATCCCAAACTTTTTATCGATTACGCATTTTTTATAGAGAAATATAATTTTATCAATTCCGATCAGCATTTCATAATCCCACACAAATCCCTGGCGCCGGGTGCCAGCATGCGGATCCGGATACCAGTAACAACGCCGGAGAAACCGGGCGCCTACAGACTCCTGTTCTCTATTGTAAACGGATTTATCCCCGGTAATTTCGCGAGTAATTTTTATGTTATTAAGGTGAAGTAG
- a CDS encoding DUF1634 domain-containing protein, which yields MQKNNFTDKTLQTIIGNLLRYGVLLALTVAAIGGGFYLSRHAHETVHYEQFIEQDKNLGQLAKEIVEGLKAGSGRSIIFAGIIILFLTPALRLVLSLFSFLAEKDYLYVAITLIVIAIIATSVILGYSH from the coding sequence ATGCAAAAAAATAATTTTACAGATAAAACTTTACAAACGATCATCGGCAACCTGCTACGTTACGGCGTGTTGCTGGCACTAACCGTAGCTGCGATAGGTGGTGGCTTTTATTTGAGCCGGCATGCCCATGAAACCGTGCACTACGAACAGTTTATTGAACAGGACAAAAACCTGGGGCAATTGGCTAAAGAAATTGTTGAAGGCCTGAAAGCCGGCAGCGGCAGGTCAATCATCTTTGCAGGCATTATTATCCTTTTTTTAACCCCCGCCCTGCGGTTGGTGTTGTCCTTATTCTCTTTCCTTGCGGAGAAGGATTATTTGTACGTGGCCATCACCTTAATTGTTATCGCCATCATTGCTACAAGCGTTATATTGGGTTACAGCCATTAA
- a CDS encoding sulfite exporter TauE/SafE family protein: MTVLLFTLIMFAGAFAAGTIGSLSGLGGGIIIIPLLTIGLGVDIHYAIGAALVSVIATSSGSAAAYVREGITNMRLGIFLEIATTLGAVSGALIASIAPGSLIAVLFGLTLIFSSINSLRKKEEHLLTRSSPLAQKLKLNGSYPDENGKPIAYGTKNVLGGFGMMGLAGMMSGLLGIGSGAFKVIAMDNIMKIPFKVSTTTSNFMMGVTAIASTVIYLQKGYIQPAICMPTMIGVLFGSMTGSRILLRSNPQKLRLFFAILILLLAINMIYNGLFGKM, translated from the coding sequence ATGACAGTATTGCTATTTACATTGATCATGTTTGCGGGCGCCTTTGCTGCCGGAACGATCGGTTCTTTATCGGGACTGGGCGGCGGCATCATCATCATTCCGCTTTTAACGATCGGCCTGGGGGTAGATATCCATTACGCTATTGGTGCGGCGCTGGTTTCCGTAATTGCCACTTCCTCCGGATCTGCCGCGGCCTATGTAAGAGAGGGCATCACCAATATGCGGCTGGGTATTTTCCTTGAAATAGCCACCACGCTGGGGGCTGTATCAGGAGCCCTGATCGCTTCCATTGCTCCCGGCTCGTTAATAGCCGTGCTCTTTGGCTTAACGCTCATCTTCTCTTCTATCAATTCCTTAAGAAAAAAAGAAGAGCATCTGCTGACCCGTTCCAGCCCCCTGGCGCAAAAACTGAAATTAAACGGCAGTTATCCCGATGAAAACGGCAAGCCAATCGCATACGGAACAAAAAACGTGCTGGGCGGCTTTGGCATGATGGGATTGGCCGGCATGATGTCAGGACTTTTAGGCATTGGATCAGGGGCTTTTAAAGTTATTGCCATGGACAATATCATGAAAATCCCCTTTAAGGTATCTACCACCACCAGCAATTTTATGATGGGTGTTACCGCCATCGCCAGCACCGTTATCTATTTACAAAAAGGATATATTCAGCCCGCTATTTGCATGCCTACAATGATTGGCGTGTTGTTTGGCTCCATGACCGGCTCCCGTATCCTCCTGCGGTCTAACCCTCAAAAATTGCGGCTTTTCTTTGCCATTCTTATTTTGCTGTTGGCAATAAATATGATCTACAACGGTCTTTTTGGTAAAATGTAA
- the fabD gene encoding ACP S-malonyltransferase — protein MKHAVVFPGQGSQFTGMGKEHYENSTFAKRLFEQGNEVLGFRISDIMFNGTADELKETKVTQPAVFLHSIVAYKAMEDNNPDMVAGHSLGEFSALVANNVLAFEDALQLVAVRANAMQKACELQPSTMAAVLNLPDEKVEEICKAIQKETGEIVVPANYNCPGQLVISGTLNGINIAVERMKAAGAKRALILPVGGAFHSPLMEPARKELQAAIEKTSFHQPACPIYQNVVAKPVMDKEEIKVNLIAQLTGAVRWTQSVQEMIANGATRFTEAGPGKVLQGLIQKINKEVEVNGVS, from the coding sequence ATGAAGCATGCAGTGGTATTTCCCGGGCAGGGATCGCAGTTTACGGGGATGGGAAAAGAGCACTATGAAAACAGCACTTTTGCAAAAAGACTTTTTGAGCAGGGTAATGAAGTATTAGGGTTTCGCATTTCCGATATTATGTTTAACGGCACAGCCGATGAGCTGAAGGAGACAAAAGTCACACAGCCGGCGGTATTTCTGCACTCGATCGTTGCCTATAAAGCAATGGAAGATAATAACCCGGACATGGTAGCCGGGCATTCGCTGGGTGAGTTTTCCGCCCTGGTGGCGAATAACGTTCTGGCATTTGAAGATGCACTGCAACTGGTAGCCGTACGGGCTAATGCCATGCAAAAAGCCTGTGAGCTGCAACCTTCCACGATGGCGGCTGTTCTGAACCTTCCTGATGAAAAAGTTGAAGAGATCTGCAAAGCGATACAGAAGGAAACAGGTGAAATAGTAGTTCCTGCCAATTACAACTGCCCCGGGCAGCTCGTAATCAGCGGCACCTTAAACGGCATTAACATTGCCGTGGAGCGTATGAAAGCTGCAGGCGCCAAGCGGGCGCTGATATTGCCGGTGGGCGGCGCCTTTCATTCCCCGCTGATGGAGCCGGCACGCAAGGAATTGCAGGCGGCCATTGAAAAAACATCGTTTCACCAACCGGCCTGCCCGATCTATCAGAATGTGGTTGCCAAGCCTGTTATGGATAAGGAGGAGATCAAGGTCAACCTTATTGCTCAATTGACCGGTGCGGTACGATGGACCCAAAGCGTACAGGAAATGATCGCCAATGGCGCAACCCGATTTACGGAGGCGGGGCCGGGTAAAGTGTTACAGGGGCTGATACAAAAAATAAATAAAGAAGTTGAAGTAAATGGGGTTAGTTAA
- the folE gene encoding GTP cyclohydrolase I FolE, which translates to MAYKRTEQYDETVTNALIGNYQSVIAHLGEDPEREGLLKTPERVAKAMQVLTQGYYMDAHAIINSAKFHEEVSEMIIVKDIELYSLCEHHMLPFFGKAHVAYIPNGWITGLSKIARVVDVFSHRLQVQERLTVQIMNAIKETLNPLGVAVVIEAKHLCMMMRGVQKQNSETTTSAFFGEFEKDSTRSEFMKLISARLS; encoded by the coding sequence ATGGCATATAAAAGAACAGAACAATATGATGAAACGGTAACCAATGCCCTGATCGGGAACTACCAAAGTGTTATTGCGCACCTCGGTGAAGATCCGGAGCGTGAAGGCCTGCTGAAAACGCCCGAGCGGGTGGCCAAGGCCATGCAGGTGCTTACCCAGGGGTATTATATGGATGCGCATGCCATCATTAATTCCGCCAAATTTCATGAGGAGGTAAGTGAAATGATCATCGTAAAGGATATTGAACTGTACAGTCTTTGCGAACATCATATGCTGCCTTTTTTTGGAAAAGCGCATGTGGCTTATATCCCCAACGGGTGGATCACCGGTTTGAGTAAAATAGCGCGGGTAGTAGATGTATTTTCGCACCGGTTGCAGGTACAGGAGCGCCTGACCGTACAAATTATGAATGCTATTAAAGAAACGCTGAACCCGCTGGGTGTTGCCGTGGTGATAGAAGCCAAACACCTGTGTATGATGATGCGCGGTGTGCAGAAGCAAAACTCGGAAACGACCACCTCGGCATTCTTCGGGGAGTTTGAAAAGGATTCCACCCGGAGTGAGTTTATGAAACTGATCAGCGCACGTTTAAGTTAA
- a CDS encoding 6-pyruvoyl trahydropterin synthase family protein, producing MKVAVFRREHFNAAHRLFNPAWDDATNEKVFGKCSLPHYHGHNYELEIKVTGEVDPVTGFVMDMKQLSALVNKEVLEQFDHRNLNLDTEVFKTMNPTAENIAIVIYTILRPHINPEHDLQIRLYETPRNFVEYPA from the coding sequence ATGAAGGTCGCTGTTTTCAGAAGAGAACATTTCAACGCTGCGCACCGGTTATTTAACCCTGCGTGGGATGATGCTACCAATGAAAAGGTTTTTGGCAAATGTTCGCTTCCTCATTATCACGGTCATAATTATGAACTGGAAATAAAAGTTACGGGGGAAGTGGACCCGGTAACAGGGTTTGTAATGGATATGAAACAACTGAGCGCCCTGGTAAATAAGGAGGTGTTAGAACAGTTCGATCATCGCAACCTGAACCTGGATACTGAAGTATTTAAAACGATGAATCCGACCGCTGAAAATATTGCGATCGTTATTTATACTATTTTGCGGCCGCATATTAACCCGGAGCATGATTTACAGATCCGTTTGTATGAAACGCCAAGAAATTTTGTTGAATATCCGGCTTGA
- a CDS encoding 6-pyruvoyl trahydropterin synthase family protein, with translation MVYLTRIEHFNAAHKLFNPNWSEEQNEQVFGKCANKNWHGHNYELYITIKGDPDPDTGFVYDVKKLSELIKERVIEQLDHRNLNEDVDFMKGKLCSTENLAIGIWKELAPHLPQGVLLHCIKLYETPRIYVEYFG, from the coding sequence ATGGTATATCTCACGCGAATAGAACATTTTAATGCCGCGCATAAACTCTTCAATCCCAATTGGTCAGAAGAACAAAATGAGCAGGTGTTTGGAAAATGTGCCAATAAAAACTGGCATGGCCATAACTATGAACTTTATATAACCATAAAAGGGGATCCAGATCCGGATACCGGTTTTGTATATGATGTAAAAAAGCTGAGTGAGCTGATCAAAGAGCGGGTAATAGAGCAGTTGGACCACAGGAACCTGAATGAGGATGTTGATTTTATGAAAGGGAAATTGTGCAGTACCGAGAACCTGGCCATTGGCATCTGGAAGGAGCTTGCGCCGCATTTACCCCAGGGCGTGTTGTTACATTGCATAAAACTCTATGAAACCCCAAGAATTTATGTGGAGTATTTTGGTTAA
- the mqnB gene encoding futalosine hydrolase, with protein sequence MNVLVVAATKLEIPQVLQFSKKQPAVDVLITGIGEVATTYAITQALARKKYELLLQVGIAGSFSRIMPLGSAVVVGADCFGDLGVFEGKAFRSVFDLGLTLPNEKPFNQGALQNPHKRLLKDTGLPVVKGVTVNEITTNKKTRDYFAGKLEAVVESMEGAAFHYVALKEKIPFLQLRTISNYVGERDKTKWKLKESVDVLNKTAEQFLVRLTKKVHE encoded by the coding sequence ATGAATGTATTAGTTGTAGCAGCAACAAAACTGGAGATCCCGCAGGTGTTGCAATTTTCAAAAAAACAGCCGGCCGTTGATGTTTTAATAACGGGAATCGGGGAAGTAGCTACCACTTATGCGATTACACAGGCACTGGCCAGGAAAAAATATGAGTTGCTGTTGCAGGTAGGGATCGCCGGTAGCTTTTCCAGAATAATGCCCTTAGGATCGGCAGTGGTAGTAGGTGCTGATTGTTTTGGCGACCTGGGTGTGTTTGAAGGGAAAGCGTTTCGTTCCGTTTTCGACCTGGGACTTACCTTGCCGAACGAAAAGCCTTTTAACCAGGGAGCGTTGCAAAATCCTCATAAACGCCTGTTAAAGGATACCGGGCTGCCGGTAGTAAAGGGGGTAACTGTAAACGAGATAACAACAAACAAAAAGACAAGGGATTATTTTGCGGGGAAATTGGAGGCGGTTGTTGAATCGATGGAAGGCGCTGCCTTTCATTATGTGGCGCTTAAAGAAAAAATACCCTTTCTCCAGTTGAGAACGATCTCAAACTATGTGGGGGAACGGGATAAAACAAAATGGAAATTAAAGGAGTCTGTCGACGTGCTGAATAAAACTGCAGAACAGTTCTTAGTACGCCTGACAAAAAAAGTACACGAATGA
- a CDS encoding 1,4-dihydroxy-6-naphthoate synthase, whose translation MKLRIGFSPCPNDTFIFDALVNGQIDTGDLEFETVLEDVETLNRWALEGKLDITKLSFPAYFKTAGHYELLRAGSALGKGVGPLLIANSNKKFAEADINKAKILLPGINTTAHLLFSFAYPNAKNKTFGVFHEIEDGVKSGDADLGVIIHENRFTYQDKGLFKVTDLGEYWETKMKAPIPLGGIVIRKDLGRGLYNEVNALIKESLEHSFTNYPAITEYVKEHAQAMSETVMRKHIDLYVNDYSLDLGADGSKAVETLSGVYQKIAAASEA comes from the coding sequence ATGAAATTAAGAATTGGGTTTTCCCCCTGTCCGAATGATACATTTATTTTTGATGCGCTGGTAAATGGTCAAATTGATACGGGGGACCTTGAATTTGAAACGGTATTGGAGGATGTGGAAACGCTTAACCGATGGGCACTGGAAGGGAAACTGGATATTACTAAACTTAGCTTTCCCGCTTACTTTAAAACGGCGGGTCATTATGAGTTGCTCAGGGCCGGCAGTGCGTTAGGAAAAGGGGTGGGGCCATTGCTGATCGCTAATAGCAATAAAAAGTTTGCTGAAGCCGATATAAACAAGGCAAAAATACTGTTACCCGGCATTAACACCACGGCTCATTTATTATTTAGCTTCGCCTACCCCAATGCAAAAAATAAAACCTTTGGTGTTTTTCATGAGATAGAAGATGGGGTAAAAAGCGGCGATGCAGATCTGGGGGTCATTATTCATGAGAACCGCTTTACCTACCAGGACAAAGGACTTTTTAAGGTGACCGACCTGGGAGAATACTGGGAAACAAAGATGAAGGCACCTATTCCACTAGGGGGGATCGTGATAAGAAAAGACCTGGGCAGGGGATTGTATAATGAAGTGAACGCGCTGATAAAAGAAAGCCTCGAGCATTCCTTTACTAATTACCCGGCGATTACCGAATATGTAAAAGAGCATGCCCAGGCGATGAGTGAAACGGTGATGCGCAAGCATATTGACCTTTATGTAAATGACTATAGTCTTGATCTGGGTGCAGACGGCAGTAAAGCGGTGGAAACACTTTCGGGAGTGTACCAGAAAATAGCTGCTGCGAGTGAAGCATAA
- a CDS encoding aminotransferase class IV, which translates to MNFLCVNGKFATATDPVIHAANKGYRYGDGFFETIRVFNGKIPLHVFHKARIEKSLMLLRYELPVSLDALFGQILELCALNNCSNNARVRLSFSHGEGTLFEHTALHYLIEATAYTPQTAASGLKLGLYRELQKEASPYSSLKLSSAFIYSRAGQYCTERGLNDCLILNTGGQIIESIISNMFWIKDGITATPPLQDGCIAGVFRSFLLEQDPLIREQSCTIEMLKEADEIFLTNALRGVQRVQQLDDRIYADTLTRRQFFTKGRDPFG; encoded by the coding sequence ATGAACTTTTTATGTGTTAATGGAAAATTTGCAACGGCAACTGATCCCGTTATTCATGCGGCGAATAAAGGTTATCGCTATGGCGATGGTTTTTTCGAAACCATAAGGGTTTTTAACGGGAAGATCCCCTTACATGTATTTCACAAGGCCCGCATCGAAAAAAGCCTGATGCTGTTGCGATATGAATTACCGGTTTCCCTTGATGCTTTATTCGGCCAGATCCTGGAATTATGCGCCTTAAATAATTGCAGTAACAATGCGAGAGTGCGCCTTTCCTTTTCGCATGGGGAAGGTACCCTGTTTGAGCATACTGCCTTGCATTACCTGATCGAGGCAACCGCTTACACACCACAAACGGCAGCCTCCGGCCTGAAATTAGGGCTGTACCGGGAACTGCAAAAAGAAGCCTCGCCTTATTCCTCCCTGAAATTATCAAGCGCTTTTATTTACAGCAGGGCGGGTCAATATTGCACCGAACGGGGCCTGAACGACTGCCTGATCCTGAATACCGGCGGGCAAATTATTGAATCGATCATTTCAAATATGTTCTGGATAAAAGATGGAATAACCGCAACGCCGCCTTTGCAGGATGGATGTATTGCGGGCGTTTTCCGGTCTTTTTTACTGGAACAGGATCCGTTAATCCGGGAGCAATCCTGTACTATTGAAATGCTCAAAGAGGCCGACGAAATTTTTCTTACCAATGCATTAAGAGGTGTTCAACGGGTGCAGCAACTTGACGATCGTATATATGCCGATACACTTACCCGCAGGCAATTTTTCACAAAAGGCAGGGATCCTTTTGGATAG